A part of Acidimicrobiia bacterium genomic DNA contains:
- a CDS encoding NAD(P)-dependent oxidoreductase has translation MTDRPRALVTAPFRGAGLATLRSIADVILDPWIDHSPLRILNGEQLAERVRAERADVLIVESDSVKGPVLDLPLRAIGSCRGDPNNVDVAAATARGIPVLRAPGRNADAVAELTVALLLAVNRGVVRADRDVREGQIYRDGTIPYQRFRAWQLAGRTAGLVGLGAVGRATKWRLEGLGMRVVAHDPYAADATHSLDALLEEADVVSMHAMVTPETTGMIGAAQFERMCEGAIYLNTARALLHDTDALVAALQAGRLAGAGLDHFVGEHLPVDHPLCGMANVVLTPHIGGATYDTEANHSTLIADGLVTLFGGGKPDNLVNPEVLA, from the coding sequence GTGACCGACCGCCCGCGAGCGCTCGTGACCGCGCCCTTCCGGGGCGCCGGGCTGGCCACGCTCCGCTCGATCGCCGACGTGATCCTCGACCCGTGGATCGACCACTCCCCGCTGCGGATCCTGAACGGCGAGCAGCTGGCCGAGCGAGTCCGCGCCGAGCGGGCCGACGTCCTGATCGTGGAATCGGACTCGGTGAAGGGACCGGTGCTCGACCTGCCGCTCCGGGCCATCGGCTCGTGCCGCGGCGACCCGAACAACGTCGACGTGGCCGCGGCGACGGCCCGCGGCATCCCCGTCCTGCGGGCGCCGGGCCGGAACGCCGACGCCGTCGCCGAGCTCACCGTCGCCCTCCTGCTGGCGGTGAACCGGGGCGTGGTGCGGGCCGACCGCGACGTCCGCGAGGGCCAGATCTACCGGGACGGCACCATCCCCTACCAGCGGTTCCGGGCCTGGCAGCTGGCAGGGCGGACCGCGGGCCTGGTCGGGCTCGGCGCCGTGGGCCGCGCCACGAAGTGGCGGCTCGAGGGGCTCGGCATGCGCGTGGTGGCCCACGATCCCTACGCCGCCGACGCCACCCATTCCCTCGACGCCCTCCTCGAGGAGGCCGACGTCGTGTCGATGCACGCGATGGTGACGCCGGAGACCACCGGGATGATCGGCGCGGCCCAATTCGAGCGGATGTGCGAGGGCGCCATCTACCTGAACACGGCCCGGGCCCTCCTGCACGACACCGACGCCCTCGTGGCGGCGCTGCAGGCCGGCCGTCTCGCCGGCGCCGGCCTCGACCACTTCGTCGGCGAGCACCTCCCGGTCGACCATCCGCTGTGCGGGATGGCGAACGTCGTGCTGACGCCCCACATCGGCGGCGCCACCTACGACACCGAGGCCAACCACTCCACGCTGATCGCTGACGGGCTCGTCACCCTCTTCGGCGGCGGCAAGCCCGACAACCTCGTGAACCCGGAGGTCCTGGCGTGA
- a CDS encoding class II aldolase/adducin family protein — protein sequence MSSKTLTAAETKEQLLWVAKEMLRINLVEGTAGNLGARLPDGNAVLTPSSLDYTEMTLDDLVVCDLDGNVLEGTRGPTSEKALHLAALRQHDNIGATMHCHAKYATMFALTRTPIPAVIEEFDVFVGGDVDVADYKTTGTEELADEVASRVTEKAAVLMANHGLFAVGRNPKDVLHIASLVERTAEIVWGARALGTVVPLPEEVGKTFSGYYRYGRTGKM from the coding sequence GTGAGCTCGAAGACCCTGACCGCCGCCGAGACCAAGGAGCAGCTCCTCTGGGTGGCCAAGGAGATGCTGCGCATCAACCTCGTCGAGGGCACGGCGGGGAACCTCGGGGCCCGCCTCCCCGATGGCAACGCGGTGCTGACCCCGTCGTCGCTCGACTACACCGAGATGACGCTCGACGATCTCGTGGTGTGCGACCTCGACGGCAACGTGCTCGAGGGCACGCGCGGCCCCACGAGCGAGAAGGCGCTGCACCTCGCCGCCCTCCGGCAGCACGACAACATCGGCGCCACCATGCACTGCCACGCCAAGTACGCCACGATGTTCGCCCTGACCCGCACGCCGATCCCGGCGGTGATCGAGGAGTTCGACGTGTTCGTGGGCGGCGACGTCGACGTCGCCGACTACAAGACCACTGGCACCGAGGAGCTGGCCGACGAGGTCGCGTCCCGGGTCACCGAGAAGGCGGCAGTGCTCATGGCCAACCACGGCCTGTTCGCCGTGGGCCGGAACCCGAAGGACGTGCTGCACATCGCCTCGCTCGTGGAGCGGACGGCCGAGATCGTGTGGGGCGCCCGCGCCCTTGGCACGGTGGTGCCGCTGCCCGAGGAGGTCGGCAAGACCTTCTCGGGGTACTACCGGTACGGTCGCACCGGGAAGATGTAA
- a CDS encoding DUF2889 domain-containing protein has translation MPDAYEPTLDLELPVDAMQRHKAVGLWYEDETLRVRAHLQDSYTDPDASRLVLHEYRLDLWVDLGSMMVTRIEVLPVHLPYGDCFAAAPNVQRLVGLRLERGFTGEALRRLGGEAGCTHLNSLISDLAIAGLFHGYLRVREQTREHGVLPVLPASDERTGICAGWRAGGTLATWMAQGRGIAPSPIYPTRDPGRASDDR, from the coding sequence ATGCCCGACGCCTACGAGCCCACGCTCGACCTCGAGCTCCCCGTCGACGCGATGCAGCGGCACAAGGCCGTCGGGCTCTGGTACGAGGACGAGACGCTGCGCGTCCGCGCGCACCTCCAGGACTCCTACACCGACCCGGACGCGTCACGGCTCGTCCTCCACGAGTACCGGCTCGACCTGTGGGTCGACCTGGGGTCGATGATGGTCACCCGAATCGAGGTCCTGCCCGTCCACCTCCCCTACGGGGACTGCTTCGCCGCCGCCCCGAACGTCCAGCGGCTGGTCGGGCTGCGCCTCGAGCGCGGCTTCACGGGCGAGGCGTTGCGGCGCCTCGGCGGCGAGGCCGGCTGCACCCACCTGAACTCGCTCATCAGCGACCTGGCCATCGCCGGGCTCTTCCACGGCTACCTGCGGGTCCGCGAGCAGACCCGCGAGCACGGCGTGCTGCCGGTCCTGCCGGCGAGCGACGAGCGCACCGGGATCTGCGCCGGCTGGCGGGCCGGCGGGACGCTCGCCACCTGGATGGCGCAGGGTCGCGGCATCGCGCCCTCCCCCATCTATCCCACCCGCGACCCCGGGCGCGCCTCCGAC